GTTGCCCCCACGTATATGCCCCATTATCAGCACTCCTTCCATCGCCCTCTTGGCCGCCGAGTTCCAAGTATGCATCTTCAAGGTCGTTGTCTGAGTGGAGAGACCTGTCAAATGGCTGAATGGCGTTGAAATCGCCTGTAACGACGGCACCAGCGATACCTTCAGCGTGCAAGTAAGTCGCGATAAGACGCATCTGTGCTGGGCGCATGGGTGGCTCCAGTACAAGAGACTCGAGGTGTGTATTGCACAACCGTACCTTTTGTCCCCCTGGTAACACCGAAACATCAATGAATAGTGCGTCTCGTTCCATTTGGGTAGCCGAGTAGTGCACTCGAAAGCAAGATGATATCTCGAGCCGGCGGTCTATCAAGGAAGCGGTGCCATACGCGCCAGAAGCCCAAGCCGAGGTATCGATGTCTGTGCAGTAAAAGCTGTCCCGGATCCAATCCTTTTCACCGATAGTCTCCAAATCCAACGGTACACACTCTTGGAGGTTGATAGCAACCGCTGTATCATTATCAAGTCGATGCTGGCGAGTAAGCTCCTCCAGGTGCTTCAGAGCAGCGTTCATGCGAGCCTCGCCATGAGGCAGCATAAAGTCGATGTTCCAGCTGTACACCGCCAGCTTCATTAAATTGGACTTGTCGGACGACGACTGTGATGATTGAATACCCTGCCATCTACTTGTTTCTGGGCTCCATACATAGAAGAATTGCTTCCATGGTCGATCAGTTTGCCACGGAATTGAGGACGTTGGCTTCCTCATTTCCATTGTGTGTTGAATCGACTTCTGAACAAATTCTTCCATACTCTCTAGAGAAGATTGGTGAAGTTGTGTTTTTCGTTGGATATACCTGATATTTAATATGATTCTACCACGATGAGAGGTTAGAATTCGTCGTGCGGATTCATCAGGAAATAGCATAATGTGAAAGCGCAAATTCTGAGACGAAGGTTAGAACGAGCTGATCACGGACTGTGTCCGAGAGATCCGGGTGCGGGGTAGCTCATTATCTGACGGAAGATCCGAGGCAGCACAGGCTAGTCGTGAATGAATGAATTTATTCCGCCCAGAACGATATGCCTCATACGGCCCACAAAGTTAAGCCTCGTTAACATTATTTTCCGGCGTCCAGCCTTGAGCCCCTCCAACCTCACCAATTCCTACTCGCCACATTTCACAGTCTCGCTCGTCCCTGAGACAGGCCTGCTTCAAGGCTAACTTCTCCAGTGTTCGGCCTCCACTGCGCCTACCCTGTACAGATACCTGTTGACCCATGCCATTCCCATTCTCAACTCTCTCCTGTAAAAATTCTTTCTTGGCACGCACTGTTAGTGCGGTGCTAGGAGCGGGATTTTCTGCAGGCCACGCGACCACACAAAAACTGCGGGGACGCTATCGGCTCCCTAACAGCAGTTTTCAGAGAAGGAATTTTGGAGAGTTCGCCTTCTCTGACAACACCTTTGTCGGATCTAATGGCGGCACCTCAGAACCAGAACGCCTTAGATATCGGAGGGCGATGCCCCGGGCATTCGTAGCGACATCCTTCCGATCAACGACGCCGATTGCGATGGGTTTTTCTCCTTTAAAGGCAAGCCGCACCGTCGGCCTCTGATCCCTTCCCGAGGTTTTTCCCTGCCGCCGCGACAGTCGACTACGAGCTACAACTTGGTTACTGGAGATTGTGGACTGCGTCAGCAGATGTAGTGATGCGCGAGAGAATTCTGGTCGGTGGAAAAAGTTCGACAATAGATTGCCCTCGAACCCGCTGACGGGTGACGGGCTTGAGAAATACAGCACCTTTTGTGCCATTGGTATGCTGGATGGTGAAGGAAGCGGGGTATCCTGTACCTAgctagctcagcacgtctTTTGCTCCAGTAGGAGATTTGGCTTCGTTACAGCCACCCAGACGAAAAATacacatacatacatacatacatacatacatacatgcTCATTTGGCAAACGGTTTGCGGCTCCTGTAAAGTTACTCAACTTAGCTAATATGAATTCTAAAGGTTGGCACGGGCTCTCGTGTGAGAAACGCACTGCATTTTGCGTTTCTGTTAAACGTCAAATTAAAGGAACATGATCCTCGCCTATGTTAGGTGGTGATAGAAGTCCCAACAATTCCGGTTGTTACGAATTGCTGCATCACAGATTCGGCAGCCGTACCAAGTCTGCTTACGCAACTTCCTCTttcccttcctcttctcattGTCGCTAACCTCCGTAAGTGGGCTCCATTCCGGAGCTTTTGCCCCCATCTCTCCCTGCCGACACCCCTTACAAGCTAGGCAGCTTGATTTGACATTGCGGTCAACGTGACTGATCTCACGATTCATGTGTTCCCTTTGTAATTCGGGCTCTCATAGATCACGCTCGTCTCCTGCTCGGTAACGCTGCCTTGCCTGACCATAGGCGATTGACCGTCGCATTTGCCTTTCCGTCGTCGCCAAGGGGTACATGCACGAGCAGTATATGGAGCTCGTCACTTGCTCGTAATAATGGATAATGagtttcttgttcttttggtgCCGCATGAATCCATTCCGTTGTTTGTTGTGGGAGGACCGAAAGTAGGAAAAGAGGAGACGGAAAGGGAATAACTAAGAGGGAACGGAATACGACACTGTTCCGAAGTTTTAAATTGGTTCCGGTGAAACCACTATTCCGAGGACCGGAGCTAGAACTAGCGCCAACCGACGATTTGTCAGATGTATCTTCCATCCCGAGCTTAAGAAGCCATCAACCAATCGAGCAACGAATATGCTAGTCAGCTTCAATTGACTCCATGTTGAAAGAATCTTTCCTTCTGTTGTAGATGCATGTTCCGTCTCGAAGAGTCTTCTTTCCCACTGAAGGCGGATATTCCGAAACTGAAACACTTGCCCGTGTTTAAGTCGAGTcctataaataccttaatataGCTGCTCATAGTGAACCAAGTTGTAAAATCAGAACCTCAGACCATCGCACTACCATTAGTATGCTGAAATCACTCATCAGACGAACGGGTCATATCAACCAAGGCGCCCTTCCCTTGTCTAGAGGACATAGAAGCCTTAGTACCAACTTTTCAGTGCCACTTATCATCAATGGCCAGCAGGTACACACTTCCGAATCTTTTCCAGTTACCAGCCCTTTGACCAATAAAGAAATATGGTCCTTTTCCTGTGCCAAGGATGAGCATATACAAAAAGCTGTCCAAAGTGCCCATAGTGCTTTCAAAGATTGGTCTAAAACGAAAGCTTCGAGCAGACGGGATATCTTCCTCAAGGCCGCTGATATAATGGATCGGCGACGGGCCGAGCTGGGGGAATATATGCATCATGAGATCGGCGCCAATAAGTTCTACCAAGATTTTATCCTTGGAGTCACAATTGAAGGGTTGCGGGATACTGCTGGTGGGATAGCTGGGGCTATGACGGGTGCTGCTCCGGAATCTATCCACCAAGGTATGCAAGCTATGGTACACAAAAAACCGTATGGAGTCGTGCTTGGAATAGCACCTTGGTAAGAAGGACCTCAGTACTTGGTTCCGTGGTATAGTAACGGGGCATTGCTAATGCACGATGGTCAAAGGAATGCGCCTTATAACCTCGGCCTTCGATCAGTCCTCTTTGCTCTAGCTACTGGCAATACGACAATTTTGAAAGGCTCAGAATATACACCTCGATGTTACTGGGCAATCTACGACGTCCTACGTGAGGCTGGTCTGCCTGATGGTTGTTTAAACTTGCTATTCCATTCACCGGCTGAAGCGGCTAGCACCATCGACAGCCTTGTTTCACACCCacttgtcaagaagatcaactTTACTGGTAGTACTGGAGTCGGGAGGATCATCTCGGCCACTGCTGGGAAGCACTTGAAGCCTGTCTTGATGGAGCTTGGAGGAAAGGCCAGTGCAATCGTACTCAAGGACGCTAATCTGGAACAAGCTGCTCGCCACTGCGTACAAGGAGCTTTCCTCAACGTAAGTGATTCTCGGTTCCTAAATATGACAAAACCGACCTTTACTGATAAGGTAAACAGGCTGGCCAAATCTGCATGTCCACGGAACGCATTATTGTTCACGAATCTATCGCGTCCGAATTCCAGGACCTCCTTGGCCATGTCATAAGAAAGAACTTTGGCACCGCACATGAT
The Fusarium oxysporum f. sp. lycopersici 4287 chromosome 15, whole genome shotgun sequence DNA segment above includes these coding regions:
- a CDS encoding NAD-dependent aldehyde dehydrogenase codes for the protein MDRRRAELGEYMHHEIGANKFYQDFILGVTIEGLRDTAGGIAGAMTGAAPESIHQGMQAMVHKKPYGVVLGIAPWNAPYNLGLRSVLFALATGNTTILKGSEYTPRCYWAIYDVLREAGLPDGCLNLLFHSPAEAASTIDSLVSHPLVKKINFTGSTGVGRIISATAGKHLKPVLMELGGKASAIVLKDANLEQAARHCVQGAFLNAGQICMSTERIIVHESIASEFQDLLGHVIRKNFGTAHDTPAVVTSASASRNRDLISDAISKGAHQVKIFGDEHAHETETKMRPVVLGNVKKNMDIYSQESFGPSVSLFTFQTHREALDLANDAEYGLTASIFSKDLKAAFDLANDLESGAVHINSMTVHDESSLPHGGVKDSGFGRFNGSQGLDEFLYYKTVTWME